DNA from Marinagarivorans cellulosilyticus:
CGCTGGTTTTTTCTGGCTCTTCTTATTGTAGCGCTCGGGCTCACAACGTTTAATCAACTCCCCTGCTAGCGCTAAATAGGCCAATGCTCCCTTAGAGGCTTTGTCGTACGCTAAAATAGGCACGCCAAAACTTGGGGCTTCAGCCAAACGCACATTGCGCGGGATGCAAGTATGGTAAAGCTGCAACGGGAAATGTTGCGTTAACTGGGCAGATACTTCGCCCGTAAGGCTCATACGCGGGTCGTACATTGTGCGTAAAATACCTTCAATTTTTAACCGCGGATTCAGCGCAGATTGCACGGTATCGATCGTTTCTTTCAACGACGATAAGCCTTCTAACGCATAGTATTCGCACTGCATGGGAATAATCACACCATCACACGCGGTTAACGCATTGACCGTTAGCATATTCAACGAAGGCGGGCAGTCAATCAAGATGTAATCAAAAGTATCCGCCACTGTGCTAATGGCCTCTTCTAACCGGCGCTCGCGGTTATCCACATCTAACAACTGTACTTCGGCAGCTGTTAAGTCGCTATTAGCCGCTAGCACCGAAAATTGCCCCTCAGGGGAGTAGACAATTGCTTCAGCCATAGAGACATCGCCGGCTAGTACATCGTAAACCGTATGCTGCTGAAGATTTTTATCCACACCAGCCCCCATAGTCGCATTGCCTTGTGGGTCGATATCAATCATGAGTACTCGGCGTTTAGTCGCTGCCAATGAAGCGGCCAAATTGACGGATGTTGTCGTTTTTCCTACGCCGCCTTTTTGGTTGGTAATGGCAAAAACTTTGGCCACAGCAATCTCTCTTACGGTTGTGTATCAGTTGAAGGGTTAGTACGCGGTTGCAGCTGGATAAGGCAGCGCTCGGCATCAAGGCCAGGTACTGTTAGTGGCTGAAAACCCGCGACAATATAGTGTTTTTCAATTTGGCTCAACTCGTCCACAGGGTTTTGCCCCTTCATTGCCCAAAAGGCTCCATTGTCCGCTAATAAATGGCCACTGCAACTGACAAAATCGGTTATTGATGCAAAAGCGCGACTAATAATCACATCAAACTTATCCACAGGGGCGAATTTTTCTACCCGCAGGTTTTGCACCGTCACATTTTTAAGGCCTAGCTCATTAACTACTTGAAATAAAAAGCGGATTTTTTTACCTGCGCTATCTAATAAGGTGAACTGCGTTTCGGGAAACAATATGGCTAACGGAATACCCGGTAGGCCGCCACCAGTGCCTACATCCAGCACGTTTTCCCCTTTAAAATGAGGGGCGACCACAAGGCTATCGAGAAGATGCAGCGTTACCATTGCTTTGGGGTCGCGAATGGCCGATAAGTTATACGCTTTGTTCCACTTAATAAACATGGCTAAATAGCGCATTAGCAGATTTTTTTGCGTATCTGTAATGCTTAAGCCTATATCGGATAAGCCATTAAGCAGTAGCGAGTGCTCACCAGCTAAACTTTCTTGCCACTCCATGCTATTTACCAGCCGCCGCAGCGGCAACTTGTTGCTTGCGCAGGTAGCCACGCTTTTTTAAGGTTATTAATAACAACGATACAGCAGCAGGCGTAACGCCTTGTATGCGCGTTGCACGGGCAATGGTATCTGGCTTGGCTTCTATCAATTTCTGTTTAACTTCATTCGATAAACCCTCGATATTTGAGTAATCAAAGTCGTTCGGAATCAGCGTTTCGGCATTCGCGCGTAACTTAGCCACCTCGTCTTGCTGGCGGTCGATATAGCCCGCGTATTTGGCTAGGATTTCTACCTGCTCGGCGACTTGCCCGTTATCCACAGCCTCGCCTTTTAAACTGGCAATATCAGCATACGTTAGCTCTGGACGTTTTAATAAATCGAGCAAGCTGTACTCGCGATTTAACGGTGCTTTGATTTTAGGCGCCAATATAGCCGCTTCTGGGCTGTTAGCTTGAATAAAGGTGGTTTTCATGCGCTGATGCTCAGACGCTACTAGCTCGCGTTTTTCACAAAATACACGCCAGCGCTCATCATCCACCAAGCCTAGCTCGCGGCCTTTTTCTGTTAAACGGATATCCGCATTATCTTCGCGCAATAGCAGGCGATATTCCGCGCGGCTGGTAAACATGCGGTAGGGCTCTTTTGTGCCCATAGTGATAAGGTCATCAACCAATACACCAATATAAGCTTGATCCCGCTCGGGGCACCAACTGTCTTGTTCTTTGGCTCTAAGCGCGGCATTTGTGCCAGCGAGCAAACCCTGTGCACCGGCTTCTTCATACCCCGTTGTACCATTGATTTGACCCGCAAAGAACAACCCCTTAATGGCCTTGGTTTCAAAACTGTACTTTAAGTCTTGTGGGTTAAAAAAGTCGTATTCGATAGCATAACCAGGGCGCGTAATATGAGCGTTTTCAAAACCTTTAATCGAGCGCACAAGGTCCATCTGGACATCAAACGGCAAGCTTGTAGATATACCGTTGGGGTATAGCTCGTGGGTATTTAGCCCTTCTGGCTCAATAAAAATTTGGTGACTGTCTTTGTCGGCAAAGCGATGGACTTTATCTTCAATAGAAGGGCAGTAGCGCGGCCCTACGCCTTCAATCACACCGGTATACATCGGCGAGCGATCTAGGCCGCCCATTATAATATCGTGTGTTTTTTGGTTCGTGTGGGTAATCCAGCAGCATACTTGTTCGGGGTGATCTTCGACCTTACCAAGATAACTCATTACCGGTAGCGGGTTTTCACCCCATTGCTCTTCCAACGAACTAAAATCAACGCTTTTAGCGTCGATACGCGGTGGAGTGCCTGTTTTTAAACGCTCCACATTCAATGGAAGCTCTCGCAAGCGATCGGCTAACGCAATACTCGGTGGGTCACCGGCGCGGCCACCAGAATGATTTTCCAAGCCTATATGGATTTTCCCCCCCAGAAAAGTGCCCGCTGTTAAAACAACCGAGGGCGCCATAAACTTAACGCCCATTTGGGTAATAACACCCTGAACAGTTTCACCTTCAACAATCAAATCGTCGGCTGCTTGCTGGAAGATATCGAGATTGGGTTGGTTTTCAAGAATAGTTCGAATGGCCGCTTTATAAAGGGCACGATCAGCTTGAGCGCGGGTTGCACGAACAGCAGGGCCTTTACGGCTATTGAGCACGCGGAATTGTATACCGCCCTTGTCTGTTGCCAGCGCCATTGCGCCACCAAGCGCATCAACTTCCTTTACTAAGTGGCTTTTGCCGATCCCACCAATAGCAGGGTTACAGCTCATTTGCCCTAGGGTTTCGATATTGTGAGTTAGCAGTAAGGTAGAACACCCCATGCGCGCCGCTGCCAAACAAGCCTCGGTACCCGCATGGCCACCACCAATCACAATCACATCATATTTTTTAGGGTAAATCATGGCAAACAGCCCACTGGAAAAATGGGCTGGGATTATAAACTAAAAGTAGGGTGTTTAAAATTTGTACGCTGGAATTTGCTTCAATGCTTTTTATTTTGCGACGGTAATGCGGTCACCGGTTGCTACATCTATGGCGATAATACCTTGAGCCCCAGCTGCGACGTAAAGGATGTTGTATTTAGGGTGCACTTCAATTGCAGTTATAAATGAACCAAGTCGCGGGCCATTACCTAACTTTTGCGGAATAATGCTCGATGAGGTTATTAGCTTAAAAGGTTTATCATCCTTAGTTAAATCCATCGACCATATCTTATCTTGATCAGCAATGTATAAGGTAGTCTTATCGTGAGTTAAAGCCATAGCCGTCGGCTTTTGTATTCGTCCATATTCATTATCGATTGATGCAAATACATTAGCCTTAGCGGTATATGTGTTTTGCTTTGGAGCAAAGTTAACTTCAACTAAAGACCCAGAACTAAACCCATCTGAGGAAGAGCGCTCCCTAGAAAGCAGTATCGAATCACCCAACTTTATAGCAGCAGAGGGAACATAATTACTAGAGAACCCAGTGCTCTCATCGGTGCTGACAAGCAAAGGGTAGTTTTCCCCTTTATATTCACCATCTAGGAACCACTGACTCAAAGAGTCATTAGCATCACCATCGAGAATATATGCAACTAAGTCATTCTCAGATGACAACAGCTCTTTACTATTATCAATAAAGACGCTTACAGGCTGATTCACCGGTGAAGTAGAATTAAATTGATCGATTACAACACCGGATGAATCCACAGTTAGCAAGCTTATGGGCGATTCTAATGATGCACCTTCTTCAATTAAGTATATTTGAGAGTCTGCAAAAGCTCCTCGGACAAGCTTCTGCTCTAATATATTTTCACTCTCATATATTTCTCTTCTATTATTACTGTTTATATTTACTTCGATAAGAGCACTTTTATTTTCATCTATAGCGTAAATCACACTACCTACATTATCAAAAAACAGGTCTATTGCATAAATGCTCCCACCCATAATTGCAGTATTGTTAGCGATCATAAACTGAGAGCTCTCCGTGTATCCATACTCACTTGTTACATTTATATCTAATGTCGGGGACTCTAACCCCTGCAAATAAATTAACTCGCCATCCGTACGCCATAAATCATTAAAAACCGTTAACGATATATCATTGACAGTTACATCTACCGCCTCACCAAAATTATCATTCGTTTCAACGTAAAGTTGTATTTGTGAATGATCGACACCGCCGAGGTTAGATAAATTAGTTGGGAAAACCAAATTCACTTTTACATTATTGCTTGCCACACTGGATGTACTACTTGTTTCGCCGCCATTCACAGGCTTCTTAGTTTCAGAATTATCACCGCCGCTACTTCCACACGAGATAACTCCTAGGCATAAAAAAATGCACATCAACTTACTTTTTATAGAATGCGATAGCACCGTCATGGCTCTAACCTCGATATTTCATAATCAGAAAACTGAGTCTATATAAAAAAGCCCCCGATCTTTCGATAGAGGGCTTCCATTTATGCTTCGTTCAACTAGCTAGCTCTTAGCGAGCAACTGTAATCCTGTTTCCTGTAGCAAGGTCAATTGCGATAACCCCTTGAGTTCCAGCAGCTACGTAAAGAATGTCATATACAGGATGTATTTCCATCGCGGTAACAGAAGCCGCTAAACGTGGGCCCTCACCTTTTTTACCCGTTGCTAAGTTAGAAGACGTCATTAATTCAAAAGACTTGGTACTCATATCCATCGCCCATATACGGTCTTTATCAGCAATGTACAGTACGGAACCATCACGATTTAAGGTCATTGATGTTGGCTTTTCAATCACCTGGCCATTCGATGACAATTCAACAAACAGCTCTGCTGAACTAGTAACATTACCGCGTTGAGCAGCTGAAGTAACCTCAATGATTGCACCAGTACCAGTGTTGCTTGATGTTCCAAATTGACGAGCAATCAATAAACTATCGCCATTCCTGACCAAAGCACGAGGACTATAGTTTCCAGAAAAGCGCGTGTCATCTTCACCAGCACCTTCACCGTCATCCACTGAAACCAACATACCGTAATGCTCCCCAGCATAATCACCAGATAGAATCCACTGGTGCAATGGGTCGCTTGAACCGAAGTCTACGAAGTACATAATTGCATCGCCAACTGAAGCAGTAAGCTCCGCATTAAGATCAACAAATGCGCTTCGTGCACCGTTAATTTCGGCAGTCGTTTCAGCATATGACGATAGAACAGAACCTTGCGCATCTAATTGCAATAACTCAACCGCATACTCTTCGCTACCTACAGTTGAGTCGTAACCGTAGCTATCGGCGACAATGTAGATTTCATCATTAGCACTATCGACGGCCATTGACCAGTAGAGATCTACAGACGCATCTTCAGATCGCATTGCACTGTATATAGCATCGCGCTCACCTGTGGTTGGGTCGAATTTACGTAATTGCCCCATATAAGCATCAGTGAAATACAGGATTTGATCATCTGTATCAAAAGCCAAACCAGACGCGTTGAATAATGCACCTTCACCAGCAATGCCACTTGCATGGTTATTAAGCACTAGTGCTTGCGAATCAATATCACCATTAACAATGACATCAAACTCTTGGTCCATATCAGTACTTAGGATTAATGCGTTATCTGCAGATATCCAAACATCACCAGTCTTAGTTAAGCTAACGTCGCCAATTGTTATCGATTGCGTATCTGCAGCGGCTTTCACCATCAATTTGGTTGCAGACACACCACCTAAGTTAGCTTTGTAAGTTGGGTAGATAAACTCAACCAACGCAGGGGAAGCCGGCTCAGAAGAGCTCGACATTGCAAAGCTAGAAGATTCCGGGGTAGAGCTACTGCTCATTTCACTGGATGAAGGAACCATATCAGAAGATGAGCTTACAGCAGCATCGGATGAGCTTGTTTCTGTACTTGAAGACGAAGCAAGGTCTGAACTGCTTGTCATCTCGCTAGAGGAGTTACCGGTATCGACACACCAAGGTGAATCAGAATGACTCTTCAGATAGGTTGCGATATTAGCGGCATCTGCAATACAGGCAGCATCACCATCACAGCCGTCAGTAAATTCCATCATAGACGTGGCAATATAGGCATCTAAAGATATTGCCGACTCATCAAATTTAACAAAACTGTTCACATCGAGAGACGGGTTAGCACCGCGTCCAGGTGCTGTACCGGTTGCCTCATCAAAAGCCCCGTGACAGGCCGTACAAGAGTTGTCTGCAAACGCTTGCTTTCCGAGATCTGGATCAACGATTGAACAATCAACGGGATCTGCAGCCACACTTGAAGCCGCTTCAGACGAACTCGACATTGCAGAACTCGAAGATTCAGCAATAGAACTGCTGCTTTCAACTGAAGAGCTCATCTCACTTGAAGAAACCCCAGCAGAAGAGCTAGAAACAGAAGCAACACTTGAGAGTGAACTCATAGATGATAATGAAGCAGGAGGCATATTATCCATACTGCTTGAGCTGGCAGCATCTTCTGAAGAACTTGATACACCAACACTGCTGTCACTTGTGGCAGATGAAGTACTGTTAGCCTCAGAACTTGAATCCATGCTTGAGGATACTGAAGTCGCCTCAGAACTAGACGCTAAGGCTTCTGAGCTGCTTGATACTACAACATCAGCAGAGGATGAATTATTTGTCTGCGGGGAAGTAGGGGGTTTGTCACCGCCACCGCCACTTCCACAAGCGGATAATATTGCCACGCTCAATACCGTAGCAGTCAGTTTTATACCTGTTTTAGCAAGATACATTCGTTGCTTCCTCTCAAGATTGATAGCGGGCCCTAAAGCCAGTTAGCCAAAAATTTGCGCGTATTTAATCACAGTTTTAGTGAATGACGCACACAGTAACACCATTGGCTCTAAATCCACGCCCATTAGTTCAAATTTTGATCAGAAATGAGAGGTTTTTGTGCTTTTTTGTTTTCTTTATCACAAAAAAAGCCCTCGACCTTTCGGGCGAGGGCTTTGTCTTTTAAAGCTTACTGAAGATTAACGAGCAACAGTAATACGGTTACCTGTGGCAAGATCGATGGCAATAATACCTTGTGCGCCCGCAGCAACATACAAAATGTCGTAAACCGGATGCACTTCCATCGCGGTAACAGAAGCCGCTAAACGTGGGCCCTCACCTTTTTTACCTGTTGCTAAGTTAGAAGACGTCATTAATTCAAAAGACTTGGTACTCATATCCATCGCCCATATACGGTCTTTATCAGCAATGTACAGTACGGAACCATCACGATTTAAGGTCATTGATGTTGGCTTTTCAATCACCTGGCCATTCGATGACAATTCAACAAACAGCTCTGCTGAACTAGTAACATTACCGCGTTGAGCAGCTGAAGTAACCTCAATGATTGCACCAGTACCAGTGTTGCTTGATGTTCCAAATTGACGAGCAATCAATAAACTATCGCCATTCCGGACCAAAGCACGAGGACTATAGTTTCCAGAAAAGCGCGTGTCATCTTCACCAGCATCTTCACCATCGTCTACTGAAACCAACATGCCGTAATGCTCCCCAGCATAATCACCAGATAGAATCCACTGGTGCAATGGGTCGCTTGAACCGAAGTCTACGAAGTACATAATTGCATCGCCAACTGAAGCAGTAAGCTCCGCATTAAGATCAACAAATGCGCTTCGTGCACCGTTAATTTCGGCAGTCGTTTCAGCATATGACGATAGAACAGAACCTTGCGCATCTAATTGCAATAACTCAACCGCATACTCTTCACTACCTACAGTTGAATCGTAACTATAGCTATCGGCAACAATGTAGATTTCATCATTAGCACTATCAACGGCCATTGACCAGTAGAGGTCTACAGACGCATCTTCAGATCGCATTGCACTGTATATCGCATCTCGCTCGCCAGTTACTGAGTTGAGTTTACCCAGCTGTCCAGAGTAAGAATCTGTGAAATACAATATTTGATCATCTGTATCAAAACCTAAACCAGTAGCATTGAACACCAAGCCTTCACCGGCAGATCCACTTCCATCATTATTCAAAACAAGAACATTCGCAGAAATATCGCCAGATTCATCGCTCAATATTACATCAAACGTCTGGCCCGCATCGTTATTAAGCGTTAACGCATCATCCGCAGAAACCCAAAGGTCACCTTGCTGGCTAAGCGCAACACCACCAACAGTTACGGCAGAAACCGTAC
Protein-coding regions in this window:
- the mnmG gene encoding tRNA uridine-5-carboxymethylaminomethyl(34) synthesis enzyme MnmG, with translation MIYPKKYDVIVIGGGHAGTEACLAAARMGCSTLLLTHNIETLGQMSCNPAIGGIGKSHLVKEVDALGGAMALATDKGGIQFRVLNSRKGPAVRATRAQADRALYKAAIRTILENQPNLDIFQQAADDLIVEGETVQGVITQMGVKFMAPSVVLTAGTFLGGKIHIGLENHSGGRAGDPPSIALADRLRELPLNVERLKTGTPPRIDAKSVDFSSLEEQWGENPLPVMSYLGKVEDHPEQVCCWITHTNQKTHDIIMGGLDRSPMYTGVIEGVGPRYCPSIEDKVHRFADKDSHQIFIEPEGLNTHELYPNGISTSLPFDVQMDLVRSIKGFENAHITRPGYAIEYDFFNPQDLKYSFETKAIKGLFFAGQINGTTGYEEAGAQGLLAGTNAALRAKEQDSWCPERDQAYIGVLVDDLITMGTKEPYRMFTSRAEYRLLLREDNADIRLTEKGRELGLVDDERWRVFCEKRELVASEHQRMKTTFIQANSPEAAILAPKIKAPLNREYSLLDLLKRPELTYADIASLKGEAVDNGQVAEQVEILAKYAGYIDRQQDEVAKLRANAETLIPNDFDYSNIEGLSNEVKQKLIEAKPDTIARATRIQGVTPAAVSLLLITLKKRGYLRKQQVAAAAAGK
- the rsmG gene encoding 16S rRNA (guanine(527)-N(7))-methyltransferase RsmG, which codes for MEWQESLAGEHSLLLNGLSDIGLSITDTQKNLLMRYLAMFIKWNKAYNLSAIRDPKAMVTLHLLDSLVVAPHFKGENVLDVGTGGGLPGIPLAILFPETQFTLLDSAGKKIRFLFQVVNELGLKNVTVQNLRVEKFAPVDKFDVIISRAFASITDFVSCSGHLLADNGAFWAMKGQNPVDELSQIEKHYIVAGFQPLTVPGLDAERCLIQLQPRTNPSTDTQP
- a CDS encoding ParA family protein; this encodes MAKVFAITNQKGGVGKTTTSVNLAASLAATKRRVLMIDIDPQGNATMGAGVDKNLQQHTVYDVLAGDVSMAEAIVYSPEGQFSVLAANSDLTAAEVQLLDVDNRERRLEEAISTVADTFDYILIDCPPSLNMLTVNALTACDGVIIPMQCEYYALEGLSSLKETIDTVQSALNPRLKIEGILRTMYDPRMSLTGEVSAQLTQHFPLQLYHTCIPRNVRLAEAPSFGVPILAYDKASKGALAYLALAGELIKRCEPERYNKKSQKKPAVAPE